In Juglans microcarpa x Juglans regia isolate MS1-56 chromosome 7D, Jm3101_v1.0, whole genome shotgun sequence, the following are encoded in one genomic region:
- the LOC121238835 gene encoding uncharacterized protein LOC121238835, which produces MNDQSQMMNQPPPQMLNQMMSQPPPPQIQMMAQSQAQQSQMMMMNQSKQQQQPLPMMNRGYNKVWPVQASLDYTNKKKFQSPSSLKPNYVAGLKPGRSNWKGKASDKRKDPRRLEKPMPVPMPMPMPMPNTAMTGPSSSGGGYKPPALHELQSQNRLKARKFYQKKKYNNRFAPYAPRNTTSFIIRAKKAGGIAELVSPCPVTPAVLPTPIFSPSREVLGDTAKEEWGVDGYGSMKGLIRLRSPGNEHDEEEEDENGGSSESDVEEHVEVERRLDHDLSRFEMIYPNYSGVEYNNVLENRVDDQDSHIAQLEEENLTLKERLFLIERELGDLRRRLQFLERQNQVVVDVNEEVVENGSENESEGGSDAPASMGCENNADMMEYVSGNGAKGRNADDDIDGASDNEAVGAVCMEEFEERNELVAKQVIADEKIPECEEIVKENVIKDDETRSDFVTDDVIAVKNEEPRNEFVPDEAEIAKEKEFKVEKVTYDLASDDVMASVNDGTRMKMARNEIAEKNEFTNEEQGNVCSEKSIGDGD; this is translated from the coding sequence ATGAACGATCAGTCTCAGATGATGAATCAGCCGCCTCCGCAGATGTTGAACCAGATGATGAGCCAGCCTCCGCCTCCACAGATTCAGATGATGGCCCAGTCCCAGGCTCAGCAGTctcagatgatgatgatgaaccAGTCTAAGCAGCAACAGCAGCCTCTGCCGATGATGAACCGGGGATACAACAAAGTGTGGCCAGTACAGGCTTCTTTGGATTATACTAACAAGAAGAAGTTTCAAAGCCCTTCTTCTTTGAAGCCGAATTACGTGGCGGGTTTAAAGCCTGGACGAAGCAATTGGAAAGGCAAGGCGTCTGATAAGCGCAAGGATCCTAGAAGACTGGAAAAACCGATGCCAGTTCCAATGCCGATGCCGATGCCGATGCCTAACACGGCGATGACCGGTCCGAGTAGTAGTGGGGGAGGGTATAAACCCCCGGCTCTTCACGAACTGCAGTCGCAGAATAGATTGAAAGCCCGGAAATTCTACCAGAAGAAGAAGTACAACAATAGGTTTGCGCCTTACGCGCCTAGGAACACGACGTCGTTTATAATCAGGGCAAAGAAGGCTGGTGGCATTGCGGAGCTGGTGTCCCCATGTCCTGTGACGCCTGCTGTGCTCCCGACACCGATATTCTCGCCCTCGAGGGAGGTGTTGGGTGATACGGCGAAAGAGGAGTGGGGTGTTGATGGCTATGGGTCGATGAAAGGGTTGATTCGACTGAGGTCGCCCGGGAATGAGCATGACGAAGAGGAGGAAGACGAGAATGGTGGGTCGAGTGAGAGTGATGTGGAGGAGCACGTGGAAGTGGAGAGGAGGTTGGACCATGATTTGAGTCGATTCGAAATGATATACCCGAACTACAGTGGGGTTGAGTACAATAATGTGTTGGAGAATAGGGTAGATGATCAGGATTCGCATATAGCGCAGTTGGAGGAGGAGAATTTGACGTTGAAGGAGAGGCTTTTCCTGATAGAGAGAGAGCTGGGAGACTTGAGGAGGAGGTTGCAATTTCTCGAGAGACAAAATCAAGTGGTGGTGGATGTGAATGAGGAGGTGGTGGAGAATGGGTCTGAAAACGAAAGCGAGGGTGGGTCGGATGCACCGGCTTCAATGGGTTGCGAGAATAATGCGGACATGATGGAGTATGTATCTGGAAATGGGGCGAAGGGAAGAAATGCTGATGATGACATCGATGGGGCATCGGATAATGAGGCTGTAGGGGCTGTTTGTATGGAAGAGTTTGAAGAAAGGAACGAGCTTGTAGCGAAACAAGTAATTGCAGATGAAAAAATCCCCGAGTGTGAAGAAATTGTGAAGGAAAATGTGATAAAGGATGACGAGACGAGGTCTGATTTTGTAACGGACGATGTCATTGCAGTGAAGAATGAAGAACCAAGGAATGAGTTCGTACCAGATGAAGCAGAAATAGCCAAGGAAAAGGAGTTCAAAGTTGAAAAGGTTACTTATGATTTGGCATCGGACGATGTGATGGCTTCGGTGAACGATGGGACCAGGATGAAAATGGCAAGGAATGAGATTGCGGAGAAGAACGAGTTCACGAATGAGGAACAAGGGAATGTGTGCTCAGAGAAGAGCATTGGCGACGGTGACTAA